The window TTCGGTGTATTATAGAATAAAATAATAATGACAAAATTATTCTTTAACTTGGTATATAATATTAGAGAAACACCTGTAAAAAAGTTTAGGTTATAGCAATGAAATTAAAGGTTGAAAAATCATTACCCATTGTCTTGGCCATATTTTTACCCGCGTTGAATCTGTTTTCAAACAGAAACATTCAGGTGAATACTTCCTTGGATTTTTATACCAAATGGATGTATGCCTCCCTCGTGCTTTTTGTTTTGTGGTATGTATTGGATGGTGTGACACGTATAAAGAGCAAATACCTAATAGGATATGTCATCACTTCGATTATCGCTACGATTTCTGTTGTTTATTTGCTTTTTGTACTTGGCTTTATTGATGTAAATGAGAGTGAAATTTGGGTGTTTTTAATCAAAATGGTTTCTGCATCTATATTATTTCTAGTGATTCAATATGCGTTAAAAGCTAACCAAAGCTTAATGCACTTGAAACTTAAAGAAGAAAAGCTACAAACGGAGAATTACAAAGTGCAACTGGAAGCATTGCGGGCAAAAATTGACCCCCACTTTTTATTTAACTCACTCAATACACTTAGGTCAATGGTCCGTCAGCAGGAACCAAAATCAGAACAATTTGTACTGAGCCTGTCAGATTTTTATAGAGAAACATTAAGATTCAATGATGCAAGTGTTTTGAAATTATATGAAGAAATTAAAGTCCTGGAGTCTTATTTGTTCTTAATGAAAAATAGAAATGAATCTGCCTTACAGTTGAACATTAATATCACGAAGAAGTATTTTGAGCATCAAATTCCGACCTTAGCATTACAATCAATTATTGAAAATTGTTTTAAACACAATTTGATGACTTCAAAGCAACCGTTAAAAATAGAGGTGAAGAGTCTTTCTGATCTTCGTATATCGATTAGTAATAATGTCCAATTAAAATTATCTTCTCAGGTACAGACTGGGTTAGGACTCAGTAATTTAAAAAAAAGGTATGAATTATTAGGTGTAAACAATGGAGTAGAAGTACTGCAAAATGAGAAAGTGTTTACCGTAAAATTAAAGTTATTATAGTCTATGAATGTTTTGATAGTTGAGGACGAAATGCATACTTCCAAATTGCTTAAGGAAATAATTGAGCAGGATGAGGATTTTTTAGTTACCGGACAATTAGAAACTTTAAGTGAAGCTATTGCCTTTCTTAGCAAACATCAAAATAAGTTGGATCTTCTATTTTTAGATATCCAACTCGCAGATGGGCATAGCTTTGAAATATTTAAACACATCGATCTTTCTATACCAGTAATATTTTGTACAGCATTTGATGATTACACAATGAAGGCTATCAAAAATAATGGCATTGACTATATCCTAAAACCTTTTAAGGAAGATGAAATTCACACAGCCCTTAAAAAGTATAAACAATTTGTCAATACTTTTCAAACTAATCGTCCAAATCTAATTAAATTAAACGAAGTCAACCAATATCAGCAAACTTTTTTAACCCAGCATAGAGAGAAAACATTGGTAAAAAATGTTAAAGATATTGCTCTTTTTAATATTGAATTTGAAACAGTGTATATGTACACTTTTAATAAAGAAAAACTACCTCTTTTCAAAACACTTGAGTACATATGCTCGGTGTGCGATCCCAATCAGTTTTTCCGGATTAATAGGCAAATGCTTGTAAACCGCAATAACGTTAATTCAATCGAACCTTATTTTAATAGAAAAGTCATGTTACATTTAAAAGTTGGTACTGGAGATAAAGCCATTGTTAGTAGACTTAAGGTACTCCCATTAAAAAAATGGTTGGAAGCAGGTATTGAAATTTAAAATAATTAAATCGGTGTAGACAATTTATGAGATGTTTCTTCAAGTAAGCTTCATTTTTTTCGAATAGGTCCAATATTATAATTTTCTCTAATTATTTGGACAACTTATATTCCTTAAACTTTAACTCCCTGGCTAGAGATTAGTCTCCAATTTTATTGACGCCTATTTTCTACTTATTAGGAATTGGGTTTCATTTTGCCTCTAAATGGCCAATTATTGGAAAACTTTAACCTTTCCATCTTTTGAGGGCATTATTCAATTTAAGCTTAAGCTTGGAAGGTTTTTTTATTTTGGGTTTGTGCATGGTGATACAGTGTAGCCCACCCCCGCTATAATTGAGTTCAGTGGCATTTATCATCACCACTTTTCTGCTACCAAAAACCTGCTGGAATGCTTTTCTGGCTTGATCGTCTTTCTGGCGTATAAAATCAGGGTCACCTGGATTATAATAAGAGGGTATCACTACCAAGTTATTGGTTAAGACAAAGTTTAAATAACTGGTGACTGGAGTATAAAAAATTGCTTGGCCTTTGTAGTTGCCCTGATCAAAAATAATAGGAGCCTGAGGAACCCTGGTAATCTTAAAAGGTTTACCATTTTGGTCTCTGGCATTTTTAAGAATCTGATAGCTTTCTTCCAACCTTTCATGCACTACTTGGTAAAATGGGTCCAAAGCAAGATCTGCAGGATCTACCTGGGCCAAAAGTATGGTTTGGGCGTCAGCAAATCGACAGAATTCGTCCACATGCCAATGTACGCCATTGCCATAAATATTGTCAATCACCGGCCCATTGTCAAAAAGATCGTCCTGCGGAATTCCTTTTTTTAGCCAAATAACATTTTTCTGATTCAGCTTTTGTTTGTATTCCTCTTCAATTTCTTTGAGACTTAGGCTTGGGTTAATGTATTTTTCATGTCCTTCAATTAAAATAATGGTCCCCCTGCCATTGATCTACCTACCTCCTCCTGCGCTGAATAGGCGGCTTCTCATGAACGGAATTCTCATTTTTGTTGCATACTGCTCAGTGAAAAGGTTGTATTCTTGGTTTTCTTCATGGTGATAATTAAAAGATACCATTTCATGGTAGCCCTCATCGTTCTGCATGATTATTGGTCCATAATCCCTGATCCAGATATTGTCGTTTTCTAATTTAAAAGGTGTAAGAGCGACGTTTTTTAAATTGATCTTTCTTTGTTTTAATAATTCTTCCAGCTTTTCAGGTTGTTGGTTACGTTGATTGTAGAAAAGTGTGACATGATCAACTTTGGCTATCTCTTGGATAAGCTTGAGGGATATCTCCTGAAAAGTAGGTGTCCAGCAGATGAAAGTGCTTTCTTGGGGATCAAATTCCGCCAGGGGATTGGTAGGGCCCTTTAGTTCAAGTTCTTGCTTACAACCATTGGCGAAGAAAAAAAAGCATGACAACAAAACAAACAGACAGCAACGCAACCCTTGAGTCTCTGTCAATCCAAGCCTGATTTTCATTTCAGGTGAAAGTGGGATATGGTTTTTTATTCATGAGCTAAATATCAGGCTTATCCAGTCAGATTTATGAAAGCAATTTACAGAAATATTCTTATTACAAGCTTAGTTTTATAAAAATCCTTTTGGTCAATCAATGCCCCGATAAAAAAAAATAATTCCATATTTTGGGATTGTTTTACTACCCGAAGGCGCTACAGTTGTAAACCAAATTTTAACTGAAATCCTTAAAATTTGTGTGAAAGCAGATAGTTTCCTTTCTTTATCATTACTTTTAAAGTCATTATTGAGGTTTAGCTTTCTGTAGTACTTTTATTGAAACACAAAGAGTAAGGAATGACATAAACTTTGTTTTCGCCTAGGACTCTTACCCTCTCAGAAATTTAAGGTAGAAGGATGGCAGAAATAGGTGATACCAGCCCAAAATCCAAAGTATTATTTGAACCTTATTAAAAATAGACAATGTTATCCACTACACGTGAAAAATTACAAACTGTTAGTACTGCCACACTTGCCACAGCCTTATTCAAACGAGGTTTGAAAAACCAATTCATTCAAGGGGTTAAGCCTTTATCAAAGGGAAAACCTACCATGGTTGGGGAAGCTTTTACCTTGCGATACATACCGGCAAGAGAAGACCTTAACCCTATCAGTGTATTTCAAGACCCCAAACATCCTCAAAGGGTGGCTGTAGAAACCTGCCCTAAAGGAGCGGTTTTGGTAATCGATAGTCGTAAAAACAGTAGGGCAGCTTCTGCCGGTTCTATATTGGCTTCTCGCCTTATGGTTAGGGGAGCTGCCGGTATTGTTACAGATGGAGGGTTTCGGGATTCCGCAGAAATTGCCAAGTTGAATATGCCTTCCTATCATCATAGGGCGAGTGCGCCCACCAACTTAACATTACACCAGGCAATGGACATCAATGTGCCAATTGGGTGTGGGGATGTGGCAGTTTTTCCGGGAGATGTGATTGTCGGAGATGATGATGGGGTAATGGTTATTCCTGCCCACTTGGCTGATGAAATAGCCGAGGAGGCCATAAACATGACCCTTTATGAAGATTTTGTTACAGAAAGGGTATTGGCAGGACACACCATTGTAGGTTTATATCCCCTTACCAAGGAAGAAAATAGAGAAGCATTTGAGCAGTGGAAAAAACAACAAGAGGGTACAAAGGAGAAAGAATAATAAATGGCCCGTTTGATCAAGGCGAATTTTCATGTTTGGGAGCTTAAAAGACCCGATTTAGGGTTCGCCAAAAATGAAGGGCAGGAATGCGGTGTAAGCCATGAACTTAAGAATGGCAAGGGCAGCTTTCACCCATGACCCGAACAAGCACTCTGTTGTAAAATGTTGCTCAAAATAATTTTCTAATGGTTACTTGAAAAGGGTTTATTGAAAAAAATGTAGCAAATACGAATTTAACACAGTAAAAGCATGTTAAGCATATTAAAAATAACAGGGGCAATCCTATGATAAAAAGCGTTCAATTTTTAACTTTGTGAACAGAGATAAAAAAATTTATGAGTGAATATAGTAAGTACCTAGAAGAGATAGAAGATAGGAAAAAGGATAATCTTGATCCGAAACCAATTGATAGTGCAGATTTATTAATTGAAATAATCGCACAAATCAAAGATCTTCATCATGAGCACAGGAAAGATTCTTTGAATTTCTTTATTTACAATGTTTTGCCGGGTACTACTTCTGCAGCCATTGTTAAAGCTAAGTTTTTAAAAGAGATTATTCTTGGTGAATCTGTATTAGAGGAAATTTCACCTGCCTTTGCTTTTGAACAATTGTCACATATGAAAGGTGGTCCTTCAGTAAAAGTATTACTGGATTTGGCACTTGGTGATGATATTTCCATAGCAGAAGAAGCTGCAAAAGTCTTGAAGACACAGGTTTTTCTTTATGAAGCAGATACAGATCGTTTAGAAAAAGCTTTTAAAGAGGGAAATCCTGTTGCGAAGGATATTTTAGAAAGCTACGCTAAAGCAGAGTTTTTCACGAAATTGCCTGAACTTCCTGAGGAAATCAAACTGGTCACTTTTGTTGCAGGTGTCGGAGATATTTCAACAGATTTATTGTCTCCAGGAGGAGATGCTCATTCAAGATCTGATCGACAATTGCATGGCCAATGCATGTTCGAACATAATAAAGAACAACAAAAAGAGTTGCTAGAACTACAGGCCAAACACCCTGACAAGAGGGTGATGTTGGTAGCTGAGAAAGGTACCATGGGAGTTGGTTCTTCAAGAATGTCCGGAGTGAACAATGTTGCTCTTTGGATAGGGAAAAAAGCCAGCCCTTATATCCCCTTCATCAATATTGCCCCTGTAGTGGCTGGAACAAATGGTATTTCTCCAATATTCCTTACCACTGTTGGTGTTACCGGTGGTATTGGCTTAGACTTAAAAAATTGGAAAAAGAAATACGATGCGGAAGGTAATCTAATTGTAGATGAAAATGGAGAGCCTGTATTAGAGCAAGTATATTCTGTAGATACAGGAACTGTATTGACCATCAATACTAAAACCAAAAAACTCTATGATGGAGATAAAGAACTGATGGATATTTCATCTGCTTTTACTCCACAAAAGATGGAGTTTATGAAAGCAGGAGGCTCATATGCCATAGTATTTGGTAAAAAACTTCAAACCATTTCCGCGAAAATTCTTGGCATAGAATTGCCATTAGTTTATGCTCCTTCTAAAGAAATATCACATAAAGGACAAGGTCTAACAGCAGTAGAGAAAATTTTCAATGCAAATGCTGTTGGTACCACTGGCGCTGTTCTACATGCAGGTTCTTATGTTCGTGCGGAGGTTAATATCGTAGGATCTCAGGATACTACAGGCTTGATGACTTCTCAAGAATTGGAAATGATGGCTGCCACGGTCATTTCTCCTATTGTTGATGCCGGTTATCAGTCGGGCTGCCATACCGCTTCTGTTTGGGATTTAAAATCTCAACAAAACATACCAAAATTGATGAAATTCATGAATGATTTTGGTTTGATAACTGCCCGTGACCCTAAACATAAATATGCACCCCTAACGGATGTGATCCATAAGGTGTTAAATGACCTTACTGTTGATGATTGGGCCATTATCATTGGAGGAGATTCTCACACAAGAATGTCTAAAGGTGTTGCTTTTGGAGCAGATTCAGGTACGGTTGCGCTAGCACTGGCCACAGGCGAGGCTTCTATGCCAATCCCGGAGTCAGTAAAAGTTACCTTTAAAGGTAAAATGAAAGACCATATGGATTTCAGAGATGTTGTACATGCTACACAGTCTCAGATGCTAAAAGCTTTTAAAGGAGAGAATGTTTTCCAAGGAAGAGTGATTGAGGTGCATATTGGTACGCTTCCTTCTGACCAAGCTTTTACATTCACTGATTGGACAGCAGAAATGAAAGCGAAAGCTTCAATCTGTATCTCTGAGGATGAAACGCTGATAGAATCCTTGGAAATAGCCAAAGGTCGTATTCAGATAATGATCGACAAGGGTATGGACAATGACAATCAAGTACTCCAAGGTTTAATTGATAAAGCTAATAAAAGAATAGAGGAGATAAGAACAGGTAAAAAACCTCCATTAACTCCTGATGAGAATGCAAAATACCATGCGGAATTTGTAGTTGATTTGGATATCATTGATGAGCCAATGATCGCGGATCCTGATGTTCACAATGAGGATGTTTCTAAACGTTATACTCATGATACCATCCGTGAGCTGTCCTATTACCAAGGAGAAAAACAGATTGACTTGGGCTTTGTAGGTTCGTGTATGGTGCACAAGGGAGATATCAAGATAGTGGCCAAAATGTTGAAAAACATGGAAGATCACTATGGAAAAGTTGAGTTCAAAGCACCATTGGTAGTAACTGCCCCAACTTACAATATCATTGATGAATTGAAAGAAGAAGGCGATTGGGAAATTCTGCAAAAATACTCCGGTTTTGAATTTGATGATGCAGCTCCAAAAAGTAGTGCAAGAACAGAGTATGACAATATTCTGTACCTTGAGCGTCCAGGTTGTAACTTATGTATGGGTAACCAAGAGAAGGCTGAAAAAGGTGATACGGTGATGGCCACTTCCACGCGTTTGTTCCAAGGAAGAGTAGTGAAGGATTCTGATCGTAAAAAAGGAGAATCATTGCTTGGTTCTACTCCGGTAGTAATTCTTTCAGCTATTCTAGGTAGAACACCTACCCTTGAAGAGTATAAGATTGCGGTTAAGGGGATCAAACTAACTCATTTTGCGCCTCCGCTTAAAAAGATGACTTCTAAACCAAACCACCTTCTTTCGTATTAATACGTAATGTAAAAGTGTAACTGTTGGAAGTCAGTAATTTAAAGAGTGTTTGGTAATGAATTACTAAAGTAGTAGCATTGCCTCAGGAATAAATTTAAAGGCTGAGTTTTGAAGCCATTCCTAGTATAGGAGTGCATTCAGAATTCAGCCTTTTTTTATGGATGACTAATTTTTTGCTTTCTATACCTTACTTGGTATAATTTTTTTTGGTCAATTGAGTCTTGTGGGCAACGCTTGCTTTATGTGGCTCAAATTAAAAGGGCGGTACTTAATTAAAGCTAAGCTAAGGATAGCCGATCTGATCTTGGTTAAACATTGCTCTTCAATTATTGTAAACCCTGTTTCAAGTTTTTAGCTACCCTTAGGTTGAATGGCCTGGATTTATTTTGAGCGACAGATTCTTTGTTTTTTTATTGTTACTTTTAAAAGTAGTTTTAGAGGGTAAACCAAAAGGATTTACCTTACTGATAGCTTTTAAATGAAAACAATGAAATTAAAATTAATTCTACTTTTAATCTGCTGCCAAAGTATACTCGCTGAGGCCTCGCAGATCGATACTGTGATGGTAAACAGTGCATCCATGAACAAATCAATTGCTAACATTGTCATTGTTCCGGACAATTATTCTAGACACCAGGAAAGTTTTCCTGTCTTGTATTTACTTCATGGGGCAGGTGGAGATCATACGAACTGGCTATCCAAAGTGCCGGCCATCCAAGAATATGCTGACCAATACGATATGATAATTGTTTGCCCTGATGGAGATGTCACCAGTTGGTATTTTGACAGTCCTATCGATAAAAAAATGAGGTATGAAACCTATCTTTCTAAAGAGTTGGTAGAAAGTATAGACAATACTTACAATACGATTGCCGAAAAATCAGGCAGGGCCATTACAGGGCTTAGTATGGGAGGTCATGGTGCCTTTTATCTTGCTTTTAGACACCAAGAGGTGTGGGGAGCGGCCGGAAGTATGAGTGGAGGGGTAGATATACGTCCATTTCCAAAGAATTGGGATTTAAGTAAGCGACTGGGAGATTATGCTATTTATAAGGAGAACTGGGAAAATAATACAGTGATCAATATGGTCCACCTTTTAAAGGGAGACAATCTAAAACTTATTTTTGACTGTGGAGTAGATGATTTCTTTTTCGATGCCAATAAACGATTGCATACCAAATTGCTGGAAAGGAATATTCCGCATGATTATACTGAACGTCCGGGAGGTCATAGCTGGGATTATTGGGCCAACTCAATCAAATACCAGCTTTTGTTTTTCAATGATTATTTTGCCTATTAATACGATTACCTTAAACCCAAATCTAACCTTTTATGAAAATATATGATTGCAATAAATTATGCTGCATAGCATCCATTGTCTTTTTTATCCTTGTAGGCTTAAGAGTAAATGCCCAGCATTTACCTCCAAAATTAGATAATCCAATTTCTAAGACTTATCTCAAGAAAAATTTAAGAAAGGACTCACCTAGGCTAGTGTTAAACAAGGAGATAGAGGAGAATTTGAAGCAAAAACTTAGGTCCGATCCGGTAGTGCAGCATGTCTATAAGCGCTTAAAGGCTTGGGTAGAAACTATTTTTGATAAACCTATCATAAATTTAGATATTCCATTAGAGGAACGATCACAGAATAACCAGCTTGACATTTCAAGAGACCTTTTGCATAGAATAGGCATACTAGCGATGGTATATCGGATAGAGAAGGATGCTAAGGTCTTAAATCGGATCAATGAAGAGTTGATCGCAGCTTGCAATTTTCCATCTTGGAACCCTAAACATTTTCTTGATGTAGGAGAAATGTCACTTGGTGTTGCTTTGGCCATCGACTGGGTAGGGGAGTATTTGCCACCTTCTACTGTGAAATTGGGCAAAACAGCCTTAATTGAAAAGGGCTTAAAACCGAGTTGGCCGGAAAATGGCAAGGTTCTTAACTGGGTCTATGGAGGTAATAATTGGAATCAGGTATGCAATGGGGGAATGGTTGCAGCTGCCATAGTAGTGGCTGAGGAGGAACCAGAATTAGCCTCGAAAACCATCTACAGAGCCATTGATGGTATGCGATATGCCTTAAGCCAATATGGACCGGATGGGGTATATCCTGAAGGAGCTACCTACTGGCGGTATGGTACTTCTTTTTCCGTACTTACCGCTGCAATGTTTGAAAGTGCGTTTGGAAGTGACTTTGGAATCCTTGAGTATCCCGGATTAAAAGAGAGTGCCATGTTTAGAGTGCTGTCAGATAGTCCCATGGGTTTGTTTTATAATTTTGGGGACTGTGGTGAAAGCAGTGGTGAAAATGGGGATATAGTGTTGGCATGGTTTGCCTCTAAGACAGGGAATAAGACCTTTTTTGAGGAGGAAAAATTTTTGCGGGCAATTGATGAAAATAGTAATTTCTCACGTTTATTAGCCCCAGCCTTGGTCTGGATAGCCCAGTATGAGGAAAAGAGAGAGTCAACAGTGCCTGCTGCATGGGCCGGCAGGGGACCAAACCCCGTAGTGTTTTTTACCGGCGAGGAAGATGACCCCAATAAATTTTATTTTGGAGGAAAAGGAGGTCTTGGAAATATCAGTCACGGGAATATGGACGCCGGATCCTTTGTTTTTGAATTAGATGGTGTGCGGTGGAGTATAGACCTGGGGAAAAACAAGCATTATGGAGTTATTGAAAGGACAGGTTTTAACCTCTGGGATAGGTGCCAAGGTTGTGACCGATGGAAACTGATCAATAAAAATAATTTTGGACACAGTACTCTTTCCGTAAATGACCAACTTCATGTCGTAGACGGGAAGGCAAGCATAATTGATTTCAAAAATGGAAGCTTCCCTGAAGCCACTTTTGATATGTCTCCGGTTTTTGAGGGTAAATTGAAAAGTGCTAAAAGAAGATTTAAAAAAAGTGGCCCCAGATCCCTGTTAATTGAAGATGAAGTTAAATTGTCCGAAGAAACTGAGATGATAACATGGCAACTTATTACGCAGGCCAATGTAGAAATTGTGGATGGTGGAGCGATATTGACTCAAGAAGGCAAGCGTTTAAATATTAAAAATCTTTCGCATCCGGAGTTTAGCTTTACAGTTATTTCACTGAACCCTCCTCCTTTTTACTTAGATCTCAAAAAAGACAACTTGAAAAGATTGGAAATTCGAATTCCCGCTTGGACAGTTGAAGGGCAAAACACAAAAGTAGCGGTATTGCTTTCAGGGGACTAGTTATGCAGACCATCTACTACCTGGTAGAATCTTTTACCTCGTTGCTATTTGTAGGGGTAACGATTGTCGTGCTGTGCTAAAACCTTATAATATTTAGGTTTTCTTTCGCTACGAATATTGTTATATAATCCGATTATAATTAATAAAAATCACCCTAGCTGACGAGGGATGGTTTTGGTTTTATCGTCTAAATAAACTGAACCAAACCAAAAATAAAATGTCATCATTAAAATACTTTTTACTGGCAGTATCGTCCGTAAGTTTATTGACTTTTTCATCTTGCACGCAAGAGGAAGACGAACCTGATACAGTAAGTACTGATGAAACCTGTATTACTTCAGGTACTTTAGATCAGTCATCCAATTCTGAAATTGAAGCTATGAGGGAGGCAATGGTTTCTTTTAGAAGTTCCCTTTCAGCTTCTCTATTAAGTGAAGCTTCAAACTGCCTTGACGATGAAAGATTTTATCTCTGGCACAATACACCAGCCAACGATGGAAATAGAGATGGGATAACTTATGGGGATTTAAGTGATGCCCAGTTGATTGCTTTTAAGAATATTCTTCAACAATTCTTAAGTTCCGGCGGATATCAAAAAGTTTATGAAATTACAGAATTGTCTGAAGGATGGTTGCACAATGTTATGAGTTCTGTATGGGATCCTGATTTCTACTCCATAGATATGTTTGGGGATCCGGAGACAAGTGGTTCTTGGGGATTTCAGCTTGATGGACACCATTGTGTGGTAAATTTTTTGGTTCATGGAGATAATGTTTCCATCGTCCCCGCATTTCTAGGCGGAGAACCTGCAGCAGATACTTGGAATGGAGAGCGTTTTGATATTTTCTCCGATGAAAGAGATTTGGCGCTGTCATTATACAATAGCCTTGACGAATCCGAGCTTACAGTGGCATCTTCAATTTCTACTTCCAGATCTTTGGAGGTTGGTCCTGCAGATAGGAATGGAGACCCAGACCCCTATATTGGAGCTTACGATTATTCGGGTTTTGAGACAGGTTTGAAATACTCTGACATGTCAGCCACTGCCCAAGCCAACTTGCTATTGGTGATGAAAGAATATGTATATAATTTATCTGACAATTTTGCTGATGAATGGTGGCAAGATATCATGGACAATATTGATGATACTTATTTTGTCTGGATAAATGATTCAGGAAGCAGTCCCACAGCAAGTTCAGAATTTTATTATAGAATTTACAATCCCTATTTATGGGCTGAATTTAATACTGAAGGATCAACGGGGGCAAATTCGGGAAGCATAGCGGATTACAACCATGTTCACACCATTACAAGAATACCCAACAATCCAACAACAGACAATGGAGGAGATTATGGTATTTTCGCCATGATGATAAATCAGGATGGACCGAAAACACTTTTTGAACATTATGCTTTGGCTGAGCATCACAAGGACAACCAAATGCATTTCGATTATGATGTGGTATTAAACTAAAAATAATCACTCATAGACAATGATCCTTTAGTAGTCAGTGTCTACCGTAAATCAGAAAAAAGGTTCGGGTTTTTTACCTGAACCTTTTTTTGCTTTAAGAGGAATCGAGCTACTGAGGGATAACCACTATTAAGTAGCAATAAGTTCTATTTTATAAATCCGAATATATCATAAGTTTTTCGGGACATTTAAGACAAGACTTGATCTTAATTTTGTAAGAGTAAATAAAACTGAGGTTAATTATTTAAGAAAAGCTTAAAGTTATTCATTCATTAAAAAAGATTGTCATGTACTTAAGTAAAAGAACTTGTGGATTGATTACAGGCACATCGGTCTTGGTGATGGCCGTAATTGCCATGTTTAGTTATGGGTATATATTTGAAAAATTGATTGTTAAAAATAATGGAATTGAAACTTTTAACAACCTGAAATCTGCTTATGGTGTTTTTGTAGCAGGAATTTTTGGTTGGGGGATCATATTTTTTTTGGATGTTTTGGTCGCCTGTTCCCTATATGTTTTTTTTAAAGATTTAAATTATAAGATATCCCTATTTTCATCAATCTTGAGAATATTGTACTCTTTTGGGCTGGCATATGCCAGCCTACATTTATTGGATATTGTTCCCCTCCTTAATGGCAATATAGATAACCATGAAGCCGTTTTGTTGAAATTAAAGGCTTTTGAATTGACGTGGGTAAAATCATTGATAATATTTGGATTTCATCTAATAGGATTAGGTGTTGTAGTGGTAAAATTAAAAAGTAATTTT of the Cyclobacterium marinum DSM 745 genome contains:
- a CDS encoding DUF3500 domain-containing protein yields the protein MSSLKYFLLAVSSVSLLTFSSCTQEEDEPDTVSTDETCITSGTLDQSSNSEIEAMREAMVSFRSSLSASLLSEASNCLDDERFYLWHNTPANDGNRDGITYGDLSDAQLIAFKNILQQFLSSGGYQKVYEITELSEGWLHNVMSSVWDPDFYSIDMFGDPETSGSWGFQLDGHHCVVNFLVHGDNVSIVPAFLGGEPAADTWNGERFDIFSDERDLALSLYNSLDESELTVASSISTSRSLEVGPADRNGDPDPYIGAYDYSGFETGLKYSDMSATAQANLLLVMKEYVYNLSDNFADEWWQDIMDNIDDTYFVWINDSGSSPTASSEFYYRIYNPYLWAEFNTEGSTGANSGSIADYNHVHTITRIPNNPTTDNGGDYGIFAMMINQDGPKTLFEHYALAEHHKDNQMHFDYDVVLN
- a CDS encoding DUF4386 domain-containing protein codes for the protein MYLSKRTCGLITGTSVLVMAVIAMFSYGYIFEKLIVKNNGIETFNNLKSAYGVFVAGIFGWGIIFFLDVLVACSLYVFFKDLNYKISLFSSILRILYSFGLAYASLHLLDIVPLLNGNIDNHEAVLLKLKAFELTWVKSLIIFGFHLIGLGVVVVKLKSNFNKFGYLIIFSGLCYVLLNLLKISLPLLGERIMMVELILSLPMAMAEIGLGFWLIIKGGSTPEALRKELLV
- a CDS encoding heparinase II/III domain-containing protein, whose amino-acid sequence is MKIYDCNKLCCIASIVFFILVGLRVNAQHLPPKLDNPISKTYLKKNLRKDSPRLVLNKEIEENLKQKLRSDPVVQHVYKRLKAWVETIFDKPIINLDIPLEERSQNNQLDISRDLLHRIGILAMVYRIEKDAKVLNRINEELIAACNFPSWNPKHFLDVGEMSLGVALAIDWVGEYLPPSTVKLGKTALIEKGLKPSWPENGKVLNWVYGGNNWNQVCNGGMVAAAIVVAEEEPELASKTIYRAIDGMRYALSQYGPDGVYPEGATYWRYGTSFSVLTAAMFESAFGSDFGILEYPGLKESAMFRVLSDSPMGLFYNFGDCGESSGENGDIVLAWFASKTGNKTFFEEEKFLRAIDENSNFSRLLAPALVWIAQYEEKRESTVPAAWAGRGPNPVVFFTGEEDDPNKFYFGGKGGLGNISHGNMDAGSFVFELDGVRWSIDLGKNKHYGVIERTGFNLWDRCQGCDRWKLINKNNFGHSTLSVNDQLHVVDGKASIIDFKNGSFPEATFDMSPVFEGKLKSAKRRFKKSGPRSLLIEDEVKLSEETEMITWQLITQANVEIVDGGAILTQEGKRLNIKNLSHPEFSFTVISLNPPPFYLDLKKDNLKRLEIRIPAWTVEGQNTKVAVLLSGD